From Deinococcota bacterium:
GCGCCGGTGAGGGCCGCCAGCGCCGCCTCGAGCACGCCCTGCACGGTGCGCTCGCCCTGAGCCTGCACCTGCCAGCCGAAAAAGCCCGCGCCGTCGTACTCGAGGGTGAGCTTGACCCGCCTCAAGCTGCCCGTTTGCGCCTCCCGAACGCCCATGCAAGGAGCTTAGCAGGGAGCAGCGCGGCTTTCACCCTCGCAGCAGGCGCCAGGCACGAGGATGGCCGCGCCCGAACCTCTGGGCGAGCGCGACGCGACCGATCGTCAGCTTGTAGAGCCCATCTCAAAAATGTTTGCACATGCCACGCGCGTCTAACCTTACTCGCTCTGCTCGCCCAAAAGGGGTTTTTGAGATAGCTTCTATACAAGCTGGCTCAAAGGAGCGACGGCCCGGTAGGATGGCGCTATGACCGTGCGCCCCGGCCCCTTGAAACTCTGGTTGAAACTCTGGCTCCACGCCCTCTTGCTCGTCCTCCTGAGCGCCTGCTACGCGCAGACGCCGCCCCCTGCCGCGCCCACGCCCCCACCCGCCCCGGCCCAGCCCGAGCTGCCCAGCGAACGCTGGAGCATGATCGAGCCCGGCGGCGACACCACCTGCGCCGACGGCTCGAGCTACGCCTTTTATGCTCGCGACGGGAGCAACAATCTGGTCATCGACTTCCAGGGCGGCGGGGCCTGCTGGAACGCCGCCACCTGCTCGAGGCCGGGCGCGGTCTACAGCACGCGCCTGAGCCCACCGCCCGCCGGCGGCGGTCTCTACAGCCGCGGCCGCGACGACAACCCGGTAGCCGACTGGGCTCACGTCTTCATCCCCTACTGCACGGGCGACGTCCACTGGGGCGACAACAGCGCGAGCTACGACGCCGTCACCGGCGGCAAAGGCGGCTTCACCGTCTTGCACCGGGGTGCCGTCAACGCTCGAGCCGCCCTCGCTTGGGTCTTCGAGCATTTCGAGGCGCCGGAGCGCATCTTCGTCACGGGCTGCAGCGCGGGCGCCTACGGGGCCATCTTGTGGACGCCGCTCATCCGCGAGCACTACCTGCAAGCCGAGTTCTACCAGCTCGGCGACAGCGGCGCCGGGGTGGTCACCGAGACTTTCGTGGCCGACAGCCTGCGCCACTGGAACGTCCTGGGGGCTATCCCCACCTGGGTCCCCGGTCTCGAGCCCAGCGAGGACGAGGTCTTTGGCACCGACTTCGTCTCCAGACTCTACAGCGCCATCGGCCGGCACTACCAGGGCGTCACGCTGGCGCAGTACCACACCCTCTTCGACGGCGTCCAGAT
This genomic window contains:
- a CDS encoding pectinacetylesterase family protein, which translates into the protein MTVRPGPLKLWLKLWLHALLLVLLSACYAQTPPPAAPTPPPAPAQPELPSERWSMIEPGGDTTCADGSSYAFYARDGSNNLVIDFQGGGACWNAATCSRPGAVYSTRLSPPPAGGGLYSRGRDDNPVADWAHVFIPYCTGDVHWGDNSASYDAVTGGKGGFTVLHRGAVNARAALAWVFEHFEAPERIFVTGCSAGAYGAILWTPLIREHYLQAEFYQLGDSGAGVVTETFVADSLRHWNVLGAIPTWVPGLEPSEDEVFGTDFVSRLYSAIGRHYQGVTLAQYHTLFDGVQIGFFELMGGRPEAWSAEMLRSLQTISAETGTFTSYLANYGADPRGATPHCILSRPEFYSLETGGVVFVDWLTALLSGEDAPDVRGLE